A genomic segment from Flavobacterium inviolabile encodes:
- a CDS encoding hybrid sensor histidine kinase/response regulator, protein MNKKAKSLQFKVVIGYFFLIVIAIISVWYIYSEILKIATPKETASEENKKILMISNVVTNLYASEAVGRAAMLTESKSSIREYHRLLDSINAEIETIKTDAEENQLAKFDSIQMLLQKKRRSISEILNFRKKYSHENNLDKAITKIYNVKDSLVLNFQPISRARNNSQIRKFLDNVLNPHQRDSLSILPVSNDSLVLAFEKIISDVVTKENRIKSQLFMREQKLLDENRVISDQLRNVLTSVEKEILQKSYQKINDSKYAISKTTKNIAWIGAAALLLVLLFGLIIIRDLNINQKYRQQLERLNSEKEDLLRSKTMLLATVTHDIQTPLGSVIGFSDLLKNTPVTPKQLQYLDNIRHSSHYILKLVNDLIDFSKLENNKIKIEAINFNFKDLIENTCQPLVPNAANKGIQLRWDVPEELDALYISDPYRIKQVLTNLVTNAIKFTQEGSVSVSVSKDADWISIAVTDTGIGIPKNKQKAVFKEFTQAHSGIEKKFGGTGLGLTIAKRIMELLGGSISLESKEHTGSTFTVKIPNVKAPDQNRHSVSDNQEKKYDYLENKQLLIVDDDPMQLKLMEEIFANYPVSVTTTTDASKVVALLKQNHFDLVLSDIQMPKMDGFELVEKIKQDASIRKIPVIALTGKRDLIQEDFIRKGFITFHPKPIQLDKLLQQLQAIFEGNTPVEIKYDTAVESTEKLYDLSSLNQFTQNDKTALNNIIKVFIKSSTENMEALNTAAQNNDWDAVAQLAHRLIPMLKQMEAYAIVDRLIPLEDKTLDLKAADRTVYLKTLTDQMNNLIEKLNIELD, encoded by the coding sequence ATGAATAAAAAAGCAAAGTCCTTACAATTTAAAGTCGTAATAGGTTATTTCTTTTTAATCGTTATTGCCATTATTTCCGTTTGGTATATCTATTCTGAAATTTTAAAGATTGCCACCCCAAAAGAAACGGCTTCCGAAGAGAATAAGAAAATATTGATGATCAGTAATGTGGTTACCAATCTGTATGCCTCCGAAGCTGTGGGAAGAGCGGCCATGCTTACCGAAAGCAAAAGCAGCATCCGGGAATACCATCGCCTTTTAGACAGTATCAATGCTGAGATCGAGACCATAAAAACGGATGCCGAAGAAAATCAGCTTGCCAAATTTGATTCCATCCAGATGCTGCTGCAAAAGAAAAGACGCAGTATCAGTGAAATTCTGAACTTCCGTAAAAAATACAGCCACGAGAACAATCTGGACAAAGCCATTACTAAAATATACAATGTTAAAGATTCGCTGGTGCTCAATTTCCAGCCCATCAGCCGTGCCCGGAACAATTCGCAGATCCGGAAATTTCTGGACAATGTGCTCAATCCGCATCAACGGGATTCCTTAAGCATTTTACCGGTTTCGAATGACTCGCTGGTACTGGCTTTTGAAAAGATCATTTCGGATGTTGTTACCAAAGAAAACCGCATCAAAAGTCAGCTGTTCATGAGAGAACAGAAACTACTGGATGAGAACAGGGTTATATCCGACCAGCTCCGCAATGTGCTTACTTCCGTAGAAAAAGAAATTCTGCAAAAATCCTATCAGAAGATCAACGATTCCAAATATGCCATCAGCAAAACCACCAAAAATATCGCCTGGATTGGCGCCGCTGCCTTATTACTGGTATTGCTTTTCGGGCTGATTATTATTCGTGACCTGAACATCAATCAGAAATACCGGCAGCAGCTGGAACGCCTTAATTCGGAAAAAGAAGACTTACTCCGAAGCAAGACCATGCTGCTGGCAACCGTAACACACGACATTCAGACACCTTTGGGTAGCGTGATCGGTTTTTCCGATTTATTAAAAAACACACCGGTTACGCCGAAGCAGCTGCAATACCTGGACAACATCAGGCACTCCTCACATTATATTCTAAAGCTGGTGAATGACCTGATTGATTTTTCAAAACTGGAAAACAACAAAATAAAGATTGAAGCAATTAATTTCAATTTTAAGGATCTGATTGAAAATACCTGCCAGCCATTGGTTCCGAATGCTGCTAACAAAGGGATCCAACTGCGCTGGGATGTCCCTGAAGAACTGGATGCACTTTATATTTCCGATCCGTACCGGATCAAACAGGTTCTGACCAATCTGGTTACCAATGCCATTAAATTTACCCAGGAAGGTTCTGTAAGTGTTTCCGTTAGCAAAGACGCCGACTGGATTTCGATTGCCGTTACCGATACCGGAATCGGAATTCCGAAAAACAAGCAAAAAGCCGTGTTTAAAGAATTCACTCAGGCACATTCGGGTATTGAGAAGAAATTTGGCGGTACCGGATTAGGGTTAACCATCGCCAAACGCATCATGGAGCTTTTAGGCGGCAGTATTTCACTGGAAAGCAAAGAACATACCGGATCGACCTTTACGGTTAAAATCCCGAATGTAAAAGCCCCGGATCAAAACCGGCATTCCGTTTCCGACAATCAGGAAAAGAAATACGATTACCTGGAAAACAAACAGCTGTTAATCGTTGATGACGATCCTATGCAGTTAAAACTGATGGAAGAAATATTTGCCAATTATCCGGTTTCGGTTACCACAACAACCGATGCTTCCAAAGTGGTGGCTTTGTTAAAACAAAATCATTTCGATTTAGTACTCAGTGATATTCAAATGCCCAAAATGGACGGTTTTGAATTGGTCGAAAAAATAAAACAGGACGCTTCCATCCGGAAAATCCCCGTAATTGCCCTGACAGGCAAACGCGATCTAATCCAGGAAGATTTTATCCGGAAAGGATTCATCACTTTTCATCCGAAACCGATTCAGCTGGATAAGTTATTACAGCAATTACAGGCTATTTTTGAAGGAAATACCCCGGTAGAAATAAAATATGACACGGCGGTGGAAAGTACCGAAAAACTATATGACTTAAGCAGTCTGAACCAGTTTACCCAGAATGACAAAACTGCCCTGAACAACATCATAAAGGTTTTTATAAAAAGTAGTACCGAAAATATGGAAGCGCTAAACACGGCTGCTCAAAATAACGACTGGGATGCCGTTGCACAGCTCGCACACAGGCTGATTCCGATGTTAAAACAAATGGAAGCCTATGCTATTGTAGACCGGTTGATCCCTTTGGAAGACAAAACACTGGATCTTAAGGCAGCGGATCGTACCGTTTACCTGAAAACACTGACCGACCAGATGAACAACCTGATCGAAAAACTCAACATCGAGCTGGATTAA
- a CDS encoding acyl-CoA dehydrogenase, with protein MDFKLTEEHLMIQQAARDFAQTELLPGVIERDEHQKFPEEQVKKMAELGFLGMMVDPKYGGAGLDSVSYVLAMEEIAKIDASAAVVMSVNNSLVCAGLEKYCNEEQKLKYLVPLAKGEVIGAFCLSEPEAGSDATSQKTTAIDKGDYYLLNGTKNWITNGNTASTYIVIAQTDVEKGHKGINAFIVERGWAGFEIGPKEQKMGIRGSDTHSLMFTDVKVPKENRIGADGFGFNFAMGVLNGGRIGIASQALGIAAGAYELALKYSQERKAFGKEIFKHQAIAFKLADMATQITAARMLCFKAASEKDAGQDISQSGAMAKLYASQVAMDTTIEAVQIHGGNGYVREYHVERMMRDAKITQIYEGTSEIQKIVISRSLIS; from the coding sequence ATGGATTTTAAACTGACTGAAGAGCATTTAATGATACAGCAAGCGGCTCGTGATTTTGCTCAAACTGAATTACTACCGGGTGTAATTGAAAGAGATGAACACCAAAAATTCCCAGAAGAACAGGTAAAGAAAATGGCGGAACTTGGTTTCTTAGGAATGATGGTAGATCCAAAATATGGCGGAGCAGGATTAGACAGCGTTTCGTATGTTTTAGCGATGGAAGAAATTGCTAAAATTGATGCTTCTGCTGCAGTTGTTATGTCAGTTAACAACTCTTTAGTATGTGCAGGTCTTGAAAAATACTGTAACGAAGAACAAAAATTAAAATATTTGGTTCCTCTTGCTAAAGGAGAAGTTATTGGTGCTTTCTGTTTATCGGAGCCGGAAGCCGGTTCTGATGCTACTTCACAAAAAACAACAGCAATTGACAAAGGGGATTACTATTTATTAAACGGTACTAAAAACTGGATTACAAATGGTAATACTGCTTCTACTTATATTGTAATTGCACAAACAGATGTAGAAAAAGGACATAAAGGTATCAATGCTTTTATCGTTGAAAGAGGCTGGGCTGGTTTTGAGATCGGACCAAAAGAACAAAAAATGGGTATCCGCGGATCCGATACACACTCTTTAATGTTTACAGATGTTAAAGTACCTAAAGAAAACAGAATCGGTGCAGACGGTTTTGGTTTTAACTTTGCAATGGGTGTATTAAACGGAGGCCGTATTGGTATTGCTTCCCAGGCTTTAGGTATTGCTGCCGGAGCTTACGAACTGGCTTTAAAATATTCTCAGGAGCGTAAAGCTTTTGGTAAAGAAATTTTCAAACACCAGGCAATTGCTTTCAAATTAGCCGATATGGCAACACAAATCACTGCGGCAAGAATGCTTTGCTTTAAAGCAGCCAGTGAAAAAGATGCCGGACAGGATATTTCACAATCGGGTGCTATGGCAAAATTATATGCTTCACAGGTAGCAATGGATACTACTATCGAAGCGGTACAGATTCACGGCGGAAACGGATACGTGAGAGAATACCACGTAGAGCGTATGATGCGTGATGCAAAAATCACCCAGATTTATGAAGGAACTTCAGAAATCCAAAAAATTGTTATTTCAAGAAGCCTTATTTCCTAA
- a CDS encoding anhydro-N-acetylmuramic acid kinase: MQNSVYKVIGVMSGTSLDGIDLAVLVFTFQNQKWTYTIQESATVGYSADWVVKLKEAVSYSESRLKELNKNYTELLAKVIRDFISRHDIQEIDAVCSHGHTILHQPEKGFTLQIGNLPEIAALIHQKVVCDFRVQDVELGGQGAPLVPIGDRLLFSEYDYCLNLGGFSNVSFEENGERIAFDISPVNTVLNFYAGKLGYDYDDKGKLAAQGTVSEALLAELNALPFYRKQYPKSLGFEFVKETIFPIIELYPITAEAVLRTFTEHIAFQIAEALPVKKGKLLVTGGGAYNDFLIALLKGHLPDMTIAIPDPKTIEFKEALIFGLLGVLKLRNEVNVLASVTGARYNHSSGRIYDIQ; encoded by the coding sequence ATGCAAAATAGTGTATATAAAGTTATCGGTGTAATGTCAGGGACTTCCCTGGACGGAATTGATCTGGCAGTCCTGGTTTTTACTTTTCAAAATCAAAAATGGACCTATACAATTCAGGAAAGTGCCACGGTGGGTTATTCTGCTGATTGGGTTGTAAAATTAAAAGAAGCCGTTTCGTATTCTGAATCCCGGCTGAAAGAACTCAATAAAAACTATACGGAATTGTTAGCGAAGGTGATTCGTGATTTTATAAGCCGGCATGACATTCAGGAAATTGATGCGGTCTGTTCCCACGGGCATACGATACTGCATCAGCCGGAAAAAGGATTTACGCTGCAGATTGGCAATCTTCCGGAAATAGCCGCACTTATTCATCAGAAAGTGGTTTGTGATTTCAGGGTTCAGGATGTGGAACTGGGCGGACAGGGTGCGCCTCTGGTTCCGATTGGCGACCGCCTGCTTTTTTCGGAATATGACTACTGTCTGAATCTGGGTGGTTTTTCCAATGTGTCCTTTGAAGAGAACGGGGAACGCATCGCTTTTGATATTTCTCCGGTAAATACGGTGCTGAATTTTTATGCCGGTAAACTGGGTTATGATTATGACGACAAAGGGAAGCTGGCTGCTCAGGGAACTGTTTCGGAAGCCTTGCTGGCCGAATTGAATGCGCTGCCGTTTTATCGCAAACAGTATCCGAAATCACTGGGGTTTGAATTTGTAAAAGAAACGATTTTCCCGATCATTGAACTGTATCCCATTACTGCAGAAGCAGTGTTAAGAACGTTTACGGAGCATATTGCTTTCCAGATTGCCGAAGCGTTGCCGGTTAAAAAAGGAAAACTGCTGGTAACCGGCGGCGGTGCCTACAATGATTTCCTGATTGCACTTTTGAAAGGTCATTTGCCGGACATGACCATTGCCATTCCGGATCCGAAAACAATTGAATTTAAAGAAGCCCTGATCTTCGGATTATTGGGCGTTTTAAAACTTCGGAATGAAGTCAATGTGCTGGCCAGCGTTACCGGAGCCAGGTATAATCACAGTTCCGGAAGAATTTATGATATACAGTAA
- a CDS encoding Glu/Leu/Phe/Val dehydrogenase dimerization domain-containing protein: protein MKDLLKKFENKEPEVVFHWKDAETEAEGWTVINSLRGGAAGGGTRMRKGLDMNEVLSLAKTMEVKFSVSGPAIGGAKSGINFDPNDPRKKGVLQRWYKAVSPLLKSYYGTGGDLNVDEIHEVIPMTEECGVWHPQEGVFNGHFKPTEADKINRIGQLRQGVVKVIENTTFSPDINRKYTVADMITGYGVAQAVRHFYDIYGGNVAGKKAIVQGFGNVGSAAAFYLAEMGAKVIGIIDRDGGVIKEDGFTFEEIRTLFLNKDGNKLVADNMIPFEEINAKIWTLGAQIFTPCAASRLVTKEQLDNMIASGLEVISCGANVPFADKEIFFGPIMEETDSKVSLIPDFISNCGMARVFAYFMEKKVQMTDEAIFNDTSDTIRKAIEKAHALNADKKNISATAFEIALKQLL, encoded by the coding sequence ATGAAAGATTTATTGAAGAAATTCGAAAATAAAGAGCCGGAAGTAGTATTCCATTGGAAAGATGCTGAAACAGAAGCAGAAGGTTGGACGGTAATCAACTCATTAAGAGGTGGAGCAGCCGGAGGAGGAACCCGTATGCGTAAAGGATTAGACATGAATGAGGTTCTTTCACTTGCCAAAACAATGGAAGTGAAGTTTTCGGTTTCGGGCCCGGCTATTGGCGGTGCAAAATCTGGAATTAACTTTGATCCTAACGATCCGAGAAAAAAAGGTGTATTACAACGTTGGTACAAAGCGGTTTCGCCATTATTAAAAAGTTACTACGGAACCGGTGGAGATTTGAATGTTGATGAGATCCACGAAGTAATTCCGATGACAGAAGAATGTGGGGTATGGCATCCGCAGGAAGGTGTTTTTAACGGACATTTTAAACCGACAGAAGCTGATAAAATCAACAGAATTGGACAATTACGCCAGGGAGTTGTAAAAGTGATTGAAAACACGACTTTCTCTCCGGACATCAACAGAAAATATACGGTTGCCGATATGATCACCGGTTATGGTGTGGCGCAGGCGGTACGTCATTTTTATGATATTTACGGTGGTAATGTTGCCGGTAAAAAAGCAATTGTTCAAGGATTCGGAAATGTAGGTTCTGCTGCCGCATTCTATTTAGCAGAAATGGGTGCGAAAGTAATCGGTATCATCGACAGAGACGGTGGTGTGATCAAAGAAGACGGCTTTACATTTGAAGAGATCAGAACATTATTCCTGAATAAAGACGGTAATAAATTAGTAGCAGACAATATGATCCCTTTTGAAGAGATCAATGCTAAAATCTGGACTTTAGGAGCGCAGATCTTTACGCCATGTGCAGCTTCAAGATTGGTAACAAAAGAACAGCTTGACAACATGATCGCTTCCGGATTGGAAGTTATCTCTTGTGGTGCGAATGTTCCTTTTGCCGATAAAGAAATTTTCTTCGGTCCTATTATGGAAGAAACCGATAGCAAAGTGAGTTTAATCCCTGACTTTATTTCCAACTGTGGTATGGCGCGTGTATTTGCCTACTTCATGGAGAAAAAAGTTCAGATGACGGACGAAGCTATTTTTAACGATACGTCCGATACGATTCGCAAAGCCATTGAAAAGGCACATGCGCTAAATGCTGACAAGAAAAATATCAGTGCGACAGCCTTTGAAATAGCACTAAAACAACTTTTATAA
- a CDS encoding energy transducer TonB family protein, whose translation MKGFETEQEKKSFVITTILCGLIVALLFLLKFTSSLDIMQMQLEGGGGGGIAVNFGDSDVGSGKNFQSEVLNVANHAKATPAAPAPEEEIIGQDYDDAPVVATTKKTEKTKPVDKPAVVPEKKPSKSTSDALANLLGGSKNGGDGDDKASGNKGKLDGDKNASGYYGGGGSGGGKGSGDGTGEGSGSGSGKGGGYGSGNGTGVGNYQLAGRKAISKPRPNYNCNEEGQVAVAIEVDKNGKVIGAEPGVRGTTNAAKCLLDQAKIAALQTKFDPNPGAPDKQVGKIIYNFKLTE comes from the coding sequence ATGAAAGGATTCGAAACGGAACAGGAAAAGAAATCATTCGTAATAACAACCATCTTATGCGGGCTTATTGTTGCGCTGTTGTTTCTTTTGAAATTTACGTCCAGTCTTGATATCATGCAAATGCAGCTGGAAGGCGGAGGCGGAGGTGGTATTGCCGTAAATTTCGGTGATAGCGATGTGGGTTCCGGGAAAAACTTCCAGAGCGAGGTTTTAAACGTAGCCAATCATGCTAAAGCAACTCCGGCAGCTCCGGCACCGGAGGAGGAAATAATCGGTCAGGATTATGACGATGCTCCGGTAGTGGCAACAACTAAAAAGACAGAAAAAACAAAACCGGTTGATAAACCGGCAGTGGTACCGGAGAAAAAACCGTCCAAATCGACCAGTGATGCCTTGGCAAATTTGTTAGGCGGATCTAAAAACGGTGGTGACGGCGATGATAAAGCCAGTGGCAATAAAGGAAAACTGGACGGCGATAAAAATGCTTCCGGTTATTATGGCGGCGGCGGTTCCGGCGGTGGAAAAGGTTCCGGTGACGGAACCGGTGAAGGCAGCGGATCGGGATCCGGAAAAGGCGGCGGTTATGGAAGCGGTAACGGAACCGGTGTTGGAAACTACCAGCTGGCCGGACGTAAAGCGATTTCGAAACCACGTCCTAATTATAACTGCAATGAAGAAGGGCAGGTTGCCGTAGCGATCGAAGTGGACAAAAACGGAAAGGTTATTGGTGCAGAACCCGGAGTAAGGGGGACAACCAATGCCGCGAAATGTCTGCTGGACCAGGCTAAAATAGCTGCACTGCAAACAAAATTTGACCCAAACCCGGGCGCACCTGACAAACAGGTCGGGAAAATTATATATAACTTCAAGTTGACAGAGTAA